A window from Aerococcus sp. Group 1 encodes these proteins:
- a CDS encoding Cof-type HAD-IIB family hydrolase yields the protein MLELIVSDMDGTLLDGTMHIHPRNREAIMHTYQLGIPFIVATGRNFHEAKVLLDEAGIRCPIIGLNGAILFDREGEVEYEIDLDDQVAKEIILYGREHGYYMEAMTSKNVYSNSKHQRLHYIADMIQRMSPELSFEETLSRASQSNEVNSIEYIDDLTDLIEEEGQHILKLVFIHEKGPQVLHPIQQELSQRYDNIYITSSFKSNLEISAKTANKGGAVAKYCQAHGYNPKNIMAIGDNLNDLKMLEMAGYSFAMANADPAVKEIADYVTSPHNEGGVADAIYKALDLSQTNTQWGKAPYGD from the coding sequence ATGCTGGAATTAATTGTTTCTGATATGGACGGAACATTATTGGACGGGACCATGCACATCCACCCACGCAATCGTGAGGCCATCATGCATACCTACCAATTAGGTATCCCATTTATTGTTGCTACCGGAAGAAACTTCCATGAAGCCAAGGTACTCTTAGACGAAGCCGGTATTCGCTGCCCGATTATCGGTTTAAATGGTGCCATTCTTTTTGACCGAGAAGGTGAGGTAGAGTATGAAATTGACTTAGATGACCAAGTCGCTAAAGAGATTATTCTCTATGGACGTGAACATGGCTATTACATGGAAGCCATGACTTCAAAGAACGTCTACTCCAATTCAAAGCACCAACGCCTTCATTATATTGCAGATATGATTCAAAGAATGTCTCCTGAATTGAGCTTTGAAGAAACCCTTAGTCGGGCCAGCCAATCGAATGAGGTTAACTCCATTGAATATATTGATGATTTAACTGACCTCATTGAAGAAGAAGGCCAGCACATCCTCAAATTAGTCTTTATTCATGAAAAGGGACCGCAAGTCCTCCATCCGATTCAGCAGGAATTAAGTCAGCGCTATGATAACATTTATATCACTTCTTCCTTTAAGTCAAACTTGGAAATTTCAGCTAAAACAGCCAATAAAGGTGGGGCTGTCGCCAAGTACTGCCAAGCCCATGGCTATAATCCTAAAAATATCATGGCTATTGGTGATAATTTAAATGATTTAAAAATGCTGGAAATGGCCGGCTATAGCTTCGCCATGGCTAATGCTGATCCCGCCGTTAAAGAAATCGCTGACTATGTCACCAGTCCTCATAACGAAGGCGGTGTCGCTGATGCCATCTATAAAGCCCTGGATTTGAGTCAGACTAATACGCAATGGGGAAAAGCACCCTATGGCGACTAA
- a CDS encoding BlaI/MecI/CopY family transcriptional regulator gives MTKKNSITDSEHQVLRVIWAQGATTSRFVIDSLSEKTGWKPTTIKTLLHRLVNKGYLATEKKEDSISTIL, from the coding sequence ATGACTAAGAAAAACTCCATAACCGACAGTGAGCACCAAGTTCTCCGGGTGATTTGGGCTCAAGGAGCAACCACCAGTCGTTTTGTAATCGATAGCCTCAGCGAAAAGACGGGTTGGAAACCCACAACCATCAAAACCCTCTTACATCGTTTAGTCAATAAAGGCTATCTAGCGACTGAAAAAAAGGAGGACAGTATCTCTACCATCCTCTAA
- a CDS encoding uracil-DNA glycosylase, with protein sequence MHTIINNQWQEALDPVFESPAYQKLREFLKDEYRNQVIYPDMWHIYEAFKLTPFDQVKVVILGQDPYHEPHQAHGLSFSVQKGVAIPPSLNNIYQELSNDVGFQPVHHGNLTEWAEQGVLLLNSVLTVRQGKAHSHRGRGWEEVTDFAIKQLNKRNQRVVFILWGNAAKSKRRFIDENKHAVLTSVHPSPLSAYRGFFGSRPFSKANQLLIESGQSPINWQLSE encoded by the coding sequence GTGCATACAATCATTAATAACCAATGGCAAGAGGCCTTAGATCCAGTTTTTGAAAGTCCTGCTTACCAAAAATTAAGAGAGTTTCTAAAAGATGAATATCGTAATCAGGTGATCTACCCAGATATGTGGCATATCTATGAGGCCTTTAAGTTAACCCCTTTTGACCAGGTAAAAGTCGTTATTTTGGGGCAAGACCCTTATCATGAACCCCATCAAGCCCATGGACTAAGCTTTTCGGTACAGAAAGGGGTGGCGATTCCGCCTTCTTTAAACAATATCTACCAAGAGCTAAGCAATGATGTTGGTTTTCAACCTGTTCATCACGGCAATTTAACTGAGTGGGCCGAGCAAGGAGTCTTATTATTAAACTCTGTTTTAACAGTACGTCAAGGGAAGGCCCATTCACATCGCGGACGAGGTTGGGAAGAAGTCACCGACTTTGCTATCAAACAATTAAATAAGCGTAATCAACGAGTTGTCTTTATTTTATGGGGAAATGCGGCTAAGTCGAAGAGACGATTTATCGATGAAAATAAGCATGCTGTTCTAACTTCTGTCCATCCTAGTCCCTTATCAGCTTACCGAGGCTTCTTTGGTTCTCGACCCTTTTCCAAGGCTAACCAACTCTTAATTGAGAGCGGGCAAAGTCCAATTAATTGGCAACTCAGTGAATAA